The following are encoded together in the Methylorubrum sp. B1-46 genome:
- a CDS encoding MFS transporter — MSAPSARRILTASFVGTAIEFYDFYIYATAAALVIGPIFFPQGEPGVQTLQAFATFAIAFLARPVGAAAFGHFGDRIGRKATLVASLMIMGVSTVLIGCLPGYASIGWWAPALLCLLRFGQGVGFGGEWGGAALLAVENAPPGRRALYGIFPQLGAPIGFIAANLLFLGLSVALSPADFEAWGWRLPFLASAALVGVGLYVRLKLTETPAFRAALEQAPPERVPLATIFSAHLRATLLGTLAMVAAYAVFYLSTVFALSYGTGTLGYPRKTFLLFECVAILFMALSIPLSGWAADRFGRRPVMLSGLAVTGALGAVLGPMLGSGEPVLVLGFLCLALFAMGWIFGPMGALLPELFPTRVRYTGASVTYNLAGIVGASGAPFAAQWLAGWGGIGLVGLYLAAAAGISFAAILAMPETGRDA; from the coding sequence ATGAGCGCCCCGTCCGCCCGCCGGATCCTGACCGCGAGCTTCGTCGGCACCGCGATCGAATTCTACGATTTCTACATCTACGCCACCGCCGCCGCGCTGGTGATCGGGCCGATCTTCTTCCCCCAGGGCGAGCCCGGCGTTCAGACGCTCCAGGCGTTCGCCACCTTCGCCATCGCCTTCCTCGCCCGGCCGGTCGGGGCGGCGGCCTTCGGGCATTTCGGCGACCGGATCGGCCGCAAGGCGACACTGGTCGCCTCGCTGATGATCATGGGGGTGTCCACAGTCCTGATCGGCTGCCTGCCGGGCTATGCCAGCATCGGCTGGTGGGCGCCGGCCTTGCTCTGCCTGCTTCGCTTCGGCCAGGGCGTCGGCTTCGGCGGGGAATGGGGCGGGGCGGCCCTGCTCGCGGTCGAGAACGCGCCGCCGGGTCGCCGCGCGCTCTACGGCATCTTCCCGCAGCTCGGTGCACCGATCGGCTTCATCGCCGCCAACCTTTTGTTTCTCGGGCTCAGCGTCGCCTTGAGCCCGGCGGATTTCGAGGCCTGGGGCTGGCGGCTCCCGTTCCTGGCCTCGGCCGCCCTCGTCGGCGTCGGGCTCTACGTCCGGCTCAAGCTCACCGAGACGCCGGCCTTCCGCGCCGCCCTCGAACAGGCGCCGCCGGAGCGGGTGCCGCTCGCTACGATCTTTTCCGCGCATCTTCGCGCAACGCTGCTCGGGACGCTGGCGATGGTGGCGGCCTACGCCGTGTTCTACCTCTCGACGGTGTTCGCGCTGAGCTACGGCACCGGCACGCTCGGCTACCCGCGAAAGACCTTCCTGCTGTTCGAGTGCGTGGCGATCCTGTTCATGGCGCTGTCGATCCCGCTCTCGGGCTGGGCCGCCGACCGGTTCGGGCGCCGGCCCGTGATGCTCTCGGGGCTCGCGGTCACGGGAGCTCTCGGCGCCGTGCTCGGGCCGATGCTCGGCAGCGGCGAGCCCGTCCTGGTGCTTGGCTTCCTCTGCCTCGCGCTCTTCGCCATGGGCTGGATCTTCGGGCCGATGGGCGCGCTCCTGCCCGAACTGTTTCCGACGCGGGTGCGCTATACCGGCGCCTCCGTCACCTACAATCTCGCCGGCATCGTCGGCGCGTCGGGCGCACCCTTCGCGGCGCAGTGGCTTGCCGGCTGGGGTGGCATCGGCCTTGTCGGGCTTTACCTCGCGGCGGCGGCCGGAATCAGCTTCGCCGCCATCCTTGCCATGCCCGAGACCGGGCGCGACGCCTGA
- a CDS encoding organic hydroperoxide resistance protein, giving the protein MTVDVKYRTTASATGGRDGSARTEDGSFQVQLSTPKELGGAGGPGANPEQLFAAGYSACFIGALKVAGGQLKLKVPADTTVTAQVGIGPRSEGGFGITADLKVSLPGLDRADAERLVEAAHQICPYSNATRGNVDVGLTVA; this is encoded by the coding sequence ATGACCGTCGATGTGAAGTACCGCACCACTGCCTCCGCCACCGGCGGCCGTGACGGCTCCGCCCGCACCGAGGACGGCAGCTTCCAGGTCCAGCTCTCGACTCCGAAGGAGCTCGGCGGCGCGGGCGGCCCCGGCGCCAACCCCGAGCAGCTCTTCGCGGCGGGCTACTCGGCCTGCTTCATCGGCGCCCTGAAGGTGGCCGGCGGCCAGCTCAAGCTGAAGGTTCCGGCCGACACGACGGTGACCGCCCAAGTCGGCATCGGTCCGCGTTCCGAGGGCGGCTTCGGCATCACCGCCGATCTCAAGGTCAGCCTGCCGGGTCTCGACCGCGCGGACGCCGAGCGCCTCGTCGAGGCAGCCCACCAGATCTGCCCGTACTCCAATGCGACGCGCGGCAACGTCGATGTCGGCCTGACGGTCGCCTGA
- a CDS encoding CoA-binding protein — translation MIPTIDSAPEGIATRHDRYPDAQIRAVLKEARSIALVGASANPARPSYIVFKYLAERGYTVTPVNPGLAGQTLLGRPVIARLSDLTGPVDMVEIFRNSAAAGPLVDEALALPMPPKVIWMQLGVRDDAAAARAEAAGVTVIMNRCPKIEYGRLSGEIGWTGVNSRILSAKKPQMAKGGVQKRTIEGP, via the coding sequence ATGATCCCGACGATCGACAGCGCGCCCGAAGGCATCGCCACCCGGCACGACCGCTATCCCGATGCGCAGATCCGCGCCGTCCTGAAGGAAGCGCGCTCGATCGCGCTCGTCGGCGCCTCAGCCAACCCGGCCCGGCCGAGCTACATCGTCTTCAAGTATCTGGCCGAGCGCGGCTACACGGTGACGCCGGTCAATCCGGGTCTGGCCGGCCAGACCCTGCTCGGTCGCCCGGTGATCGCGCGGCTGTCCGACCTGACCGGGCCGGTCGACATGGTCGAGATCTTCCGCAATTCGGCCGCTGCCGGACCGCTGGTCGACGAGGCGCTGGCGCTGCCGATGCCGCCAAAAGTGATCTGGATGCAGCTCGGCGTGCGCGACGACGCGGCGGCGGCACGGGCCGAGGCGGCGGGCGTGACGGTCATCATGAACCGCTGCCCGAAGATCGAGTACGGCCGGCTCTCCGGCGAGATCGGCTGGACCGGCGTGAACTCCCGCATCCTCAGCGCGAAGAAGCCGCAGATGGCCAAGGGCGGCGTGCAGAAGCGAACGATCGAGGGGCCGTGA
- a CDS encoding PaaI family thioesterase yields the protein MSETVMSLEETASFLERDFPQMNAGGRHFHLEAVGPLSARMRLDYHERHLRPGGTVSGPSMMALADYALYAAILANIGPVALAVTTNLSVNFLRRPGPAALVAECRLLKLGRRLAVGEVAIRSQGSEAIVCHATGTYSIPPER from the coding sequence ATGAGCGAGACCGTGATGAGCCTGGAGGAAACCGCCTCCTTCCTGGAGCGCGATTTCCCGCAGATGAATGCGGGTGGGCGCCACTTCCACCTGGAGGCGGTGGGGCCGCTCTCCGCGCGGATGCGCCTCGACTATCACGAGCGCCATCTGCGCCCCGGCGGCACGGTCTCCGGCCCGTCGATGATGGCGCTGGCCGATTACGCGCTCTACGCGGCGATCCTCGCCAATATCGGCCCGGTGGCGCTGGCCGTGACGACGAACCTGAGCGTCAACTTCCTGCGCCGGCCCGGCCCCGCCGCCCTCGTGGCCGAGTGCCGGCTGCTGAAGCTCGGGCGGCGCCTCGCGGTGGGCGAGGTCGCGATCCGGAGTCAGGGCAGCGAGGCTATCGTCTGCCACGCCACCGGCACCTACTCGATCCCGCCGGAGCGGTGA
- a CDS encoding MFS transporter, translated as MRIDADSSLDQSTTDLVSRRPSSRALRGLDLLNFTLADVRDGLGPYLAIYLLAVRGPEQGWNEATIGLVMTIAGIAGLLAQTPMGALIDRTHAKRSVVIAAAVIVTLSCLVLPWISNFTLVAGTQALASMAGAVFAPALTGITLGIVGPRLFAKRIGRNEGFNHAGNAVSALLAGGLAYVFGPVVVFWLMGLLAACSIVAMLMVPAEEIDNDLARGLDCSADRTCEQPSGLNLLLRNRHLLLFAVLCAAFHLANAAMLPSVGQLLTKVVGKDNATSLIAVCIVAAQCVMVPMAVLVGARADSFGRKPIFLVAFGVLALRGVLYTFSDNPFYLVAVQCLDGVGAGIYGALFPIVVADLTRGTGRFNVAQGAAATAQGLGAALSATLAGVVIVGAGYAAAFLVLAAIAAAGFAVYLLFMPETLGYQPRPTDAPPRTPATPLATPAE; from the coding sequence ATGCGCATCGATGCAGATTCATCCCTCGATCAATCCACGACGGATCTCGTCTCGCGTCGGCCTTCCTCCCGCGCATTGCGCGGGCTCGATCTCCTCAACTTCACCCTCGCCGACGTGCGTGACGGGCTCGGCCCCTACCTCGCCATCTACCTGCTCGCCGTGCGCGGCCCCGAGCAGGGCTGGAACGAGGCCACGATCGGGCTGGTGATGACGATCGCGGGCATCGCCGGGCTGCTGGCCCAGACGCCCATGGGCGCCCTGATCGACCGGACCCACGCCAAGCGCAGCGTGGTGATCGCAGCGGCGGTGATTGTAACCCTGAGCTGTCTCGTCCTGCCCTGGATCTCGAATTTCACCCTGGTGGCCGGCACGCAGGCGCTGGCCAGCATGGCGGGTGCCGTCTTCGCGCCCGCGCTGACCGGGATCACGCTCGGCATCGTCGGGCCGCGATTGTTCGCGAAGCGCATCGGCCGCAACGAGGGTTTCAACCATGCCGGCAACGCGGTTTCGGCGCTGCTGGCAGGCGGGCTCGCCTATGTCTTCGGTCCCGTGGTGGTGTTCTGGCTGATGGGCCTTCTCGCGGCCTGCTCCATCGTCGCGATGCTGATGGTGCCGGCCGAGGAAATCGACAACGACCTCGCCCGCGGCCTCGACTGTTCGGCGGACCGGACCTGCGAACAGCCCTCGGGCCTCAACCTGCTGCTGCGCAACCGGCACCTGCTGCTGTTCGCGGTTCTCTGCGCCGCGTTCCACCTCGCCAACGCGGCGATGCTGCCCTCCGTCGGGCAATTGCTCACCAAGGTCGTGGGCAAGGACAACGCGACCTCGCTGATCGCGGTCTGCATCGTCGCGGCGCAGTGCGTGATGGTGCCGATGGCGGTGCTGGTCGGCGCGAGGGCCGACAGCTTCGGGCGCAAGCCGATCTTCCTCGTCGCCTTCGGCGTGCTGGCCCTGCGCGGCGTGCTCTACACGTTCTCCGACAATCCCTTCTATCTCGTCGCGGTGCAGTGCCTCGACGGCGTCGGCGCCGGCATCTACGGCGCGCTGTTCCCGATCGTCGTGGCCGACCTCACCCGCGGCACCGGCCGCTTCAACGTCGCCCAGGGTGCGGCAGCCACCGCCCAGGGTCTCGGCGCGGCGCTGAGCGCGACCCTGGCCGGTGTAGTCATCGTCGGCGCGGGCTACGCGGCGGCCTTCCTCGTGCTTGCGGCGATCGCGGCGGCCGGCTTCGCGGTCTACCTGTTGTTCATGCCCGAGACGCTCGGCTACCAGCCGCGCCCGACCGACGCGCCGCCGAGGACGCCCGCGACACCGCTCGCGACGCCGGCGGAGTAG
- a CDS encoding diguanylate cyclase domain-containing protein → MPTSDGDHSRFNGRWPPLIGRLRSDPMLFIRSARTWIDLGVLAPIGMLVLSAIMLLDLRRDAWDKAERTSKNLLQVIERDIARNVEIIDLSLQAAVSNLKSPRLAEVDPALRQLVLFDRATTARDMGVMLIVNENGDSIIDSNAVPARALNNADRGYFQIHKAHADLGLHISPPVTSRLLGVPVIVLSRRIDKPDGSFGGVVQASLRLSYFSNLVDRIALGQEGSINLYLSDGTRLMRYPTVPSDVGGHLAEAPIFERYLAERSGSFTSVSARDGIERYYTFTQVGDLPLILNVSLGTREIVAEWQAKATVIGLAMLVLCGLTVSLSLLLGRELGRRATMQAELAKLARTDNLTGLANRRHFEEAFDQASRASARTGRPLSLLLIDADHFKTYNDRFGHAIGDAVLSGLAEALRLSVRRPGDLAARVGGEEFAILMPETDREGASQVAAAIHKATATLTLPSAGVEPGSVTVSIGLAVGSVGDAADLYRRADSALYEAKSSGRNQTRCALDEPSVRVPERRVRLATS, encoded by the coding sequence ATGCCCACCTCCGACGGTGACCACAGTCGGTTCAACGGAAGATGGCCGCCGCTGATCGGCCGGCTGCGGTCCGACCCGATGCTGTTCATCCGCTCCGCGCGGACGTGGATCGACCTGGGCGTCCTCGCGCCGATCGGCATGCTGGTGCTCTCGGCCATCATGCTGCTCGACCTGCGGCGCGACGCTTGGGACAAGGCCGAGCGGACTTCGAAGAACCTGCTTCAGGTGATCGAGCGTGACATCGCGCGCAATGTCGAAATCATCGATCTCTCTCTGCAGGCCGCCGTCAGCAATCTTAAGTCTCCAAGACTCGCAGAGGTCGATCCGGCCCTCCGCCAGCTCGTGCTCTTCGATCGTGCCACGACGGCGCGTGACATGGGCGTGATGCTCATCGTCAACGAGAACGGCGACAGCATCATCGACTCGAATGCCGTGCCGGCTCGCGCCCTCAACAATGCCGACCGCGGCTACTTTCAAATTCATAAGGCGCACGCCGATCTCGGACTCCATATCAGCCCGCCGGTCACGTCGCGCCTGCTCGGCGTCCCGGTGATCGTGCTGAGCCGCCGGATCGACAAGCCCGACGGGTCGTTCGGCGGTGTGGTGCAGGCGAGCCTGAGGCTCTCCTATTTCAGCAACCTGGTCGATCGAATCGCGCTCGGGCAGGAGGGGAGCATCAACCTCTACCTGAGCGATGGCACGCGCTTGATGCGCTATCCCACCGTGCCATCCGATGTCGGAGGACATCTCGCCGAAGCGCCGATATTCGAACGCTATCTCGCCGAGCGGAGCGGCAGCTTCACCAGCGTGTCCGCCCGCGACGGCATCGAGCGCTACTACACGTTCACGCAGGTTGGAGACCTGCCGCTCATCCTCAATGTCTCGCTTGGAACGCGTGAGATCGTGGCGGAATGGCAGGCCAAGGCGACGGTGATCGGCCTTGCCATGCTCGTCCTGTGCGGGCTGACCGTGTCGCTCTCGCTTCTGTTAGGACGAGAGCTCGGCCGCCGGGCGACGATGCAGGCCGAGTTGGCCAAGCTCGCACGGACCGATAACCTGACGGGCCTGGCGAACCGACGCCACTTCGAGGAGGCGTTCGACCAAGCGTCGCGAGCGTCGGCACGCACGGGTCGGCCGCTGTCGCTGCTTCTTATCGATGCCGATCACTTCAAGACCTACAACGACCGTTTCGGTCATGCGATCGGGGACGCCGTCCTCAGCGGGCTGGCGGAAGCCCTGAGGCTGAGCGTGCGCCGGCCGGGCGACCTTGCTGCCCGCGTCGGCGGAGAGGAGTTCGCCATCCTGATGCCCGAAACCGACAGGGAGGGCGCGTCGCAGGTCGCAGCCGCGATCCACAAGGCCACGGCGACGCTCACCCTGCCGTCCGCCGGGGTCGAACCGGGCTCCGTGACCGTGAGCATCGGCCTCGCCGTGGGTTCGGTGGGCGATGCGGCGGATCTGTATCGCCGGGCCGACTCAGCGCTCTACGAGGCCAAGAGCAGCGGCCGCAATCAGACCCGTTGCGCGCTCGACGAGCCGAGCGTCCGGGTGCCCGAACGGAGAGTCCGGCTCGCGACCTCTTGA
- a CDS encoding BA14K family protein, producing the protein MKSTFVLAAFAGLLVVAPASASPAPQSPADALIRGDLPTSYVQYRRYGHRHYGPRRYGYGRGYRRGPGVGAAVGAGVAGLAAGAILGGALANSQAQAAPVVVQGGQDPEAVAACARRFRSYDARSGTYLGNDGARHPCP; encoded by the coding sequence ATGAAATCGACCTTTGTCCTCGCTGCCTTCGCTGGCTTGCTCGTCGTTGCGCCGGCCTCGGCCTCTCCCGCTCCGCAGAGCCCAGCGGACGCTTTGATCAGGGGCGATCTGCCGACCAGCTACGTCCAGTACCGCCGCTACGGCCATCGCCATTACGGGCCTCGCCGCTACGGCTACGGCCGAGGCTATCGCCGCGGCCCCGGTGTCGGGGCCGCGGTCGGAGCGGGCGTGGCGGGTCTCGCGGCCGGCGCGATCCTCGGCGGCGCTCTCGCCAACTCCCAGGCACAGGCCGCGCCCGTCGTGGTTCAGGGAGGCCAGGATCCCGAGGCCGTCGCGGCCTGTGCCCGCCGCTTCCGTTCCTACGATGCGCGGAGCGGGACCTATCTCGGCAATGACGGCGCCCGCCATCCCTGCCCCTGA
- a CDS encoding PhnA-like protein yields the protein MTYPSGFEPSPLGTTRALAHETVALNQVSWGAVFAGAATALVAQVVINLAGVAAGLASVSLDTSENPTASTFSLGAGAWFVGSGIVASLIGGLIAGRLSGKPLRGIAGLHGLVSWVVTTLVVLYLLTSAASGVVGSAVSTVGSALGGAGNLVGGTVQTAAQAAAPSLTKIPNPLDQIERRVKDQAAGQDPQAARDAAVSAMRALLSGDAADKQQAEARAADALAKAQNIPVDQARQQVQDYQKQYEQALASAKKQAEEAARTAKSVATQGALYASIALVLGAIAAFLGGLLAAPKPLTVRD from the coding sequence GTGACGTATCCTTCCGGCTTCGAACCCTCGCCCCTCGGCACCACGCGGGCGCTCGCCCACGAGACCGTCGCCCTCAATCAAGTCTCCTGGGGAGCCGTCTTCGCCGGTGCCGCGACGGCACTGGTGGCTCAGGTCGTCATCAACCTCGCGGGCGTAGCCGCCGGCCTTGCCTCGGTGAGCCTCGACACGTCCGAGAACCCGACCGCGTCGACCTTCTCGCTCGGGGCCGGAGCGTGGTTCGTGGGCTCCGGCATCGTCGCCTCGCTGATCGGCGGCCTCATCGCCGGGCGTCTCTCGGGCAAACCCCTGCGTGGGATCGCCGGGCTGCACGGCCTCGTGTCCTGGGTCGTCACCACCCTCGTGGTCCTCTACCTGCTGACCTCGGCGGCCAGCGGCGTCGTCGGCAGCGCCGTCAGCACGGTCGGCTCGGCCCTGGGCGGAGCGGGCAATCTCGTCGGCGGTACGGTTCAGACCGCGGCGCAGGCCGCCGCTCCCTCGCTGACCAAGATCCCGAACCCCCTCGACCAGATCGAGCGGCGGGTGAAGGATCAAGCCGCCGGCCAGGACCCGCAGGCCGCCCGCGACGCCGCCGTCTCGGCAATGCGTGCGCTGCTTTCCGGGGACGCCGCCGACAAGCAGCAGGCCGAGGCACGCGCCGCGGACGCGCTCGCCAAAGCGCAGAACATTCCGGTCGATCAAGCGCGCCAGCAGGTCCAGGACTATCAGAAGCAGTACGAGCAGGCCCTCGCCAGCGCCAAGAAGCAGGCGGAGGAAGCGGCCAGGACCGCGAAATCGGTCGCGACCCAGGGTGCGCTCTACGCCTCGATCGCCCTGGTCCTCGGTGCCATCGCTGCTTTCCTCGGCGGGCTCCTGGCCGCGCCGAAGCCCCTGACGGTCCGAGACTGA
- a CDS encoding CsbD family protein has protein sequence MVDGNRITGTGQELGGKVQGAFGDLTGSRSDSAESRLREVAGRAENVYGQAKDAARHVADEAYDTAEELYDRGRRTLQEGHERSVEWPHASLLVAGLIGFGLGLLVRGRD, from the coding sequence ATGGTCGATGGAAACAGGATCACGGGTACCGGCCAGGAATTGGGCGGCAAGGTGCAGGGTGCCTTCGGCGATCTGACCGGCTCCCGCAGCGACTCCGCCGAGAGCCGTCTGCGCGAGGTCGCGGGCCGGGCGGAGAACGTCTACGGCCAGGCCAAGGACGCCGCGCGGCACGTCGCCGACGAAGCCTACGACACCGCCGAGGAGCTCTATGACCGCGGTCGCCGCACCCTGCAGGAGGGGCACGAGCGCTCGGTCGAGTGGCCGCACGCCTCGCTGCTCGTTGCCGGCCTGATCGGCTTCGGCCTCGGCCTCCTCGTGCGCGGACGCGACTGA
- a CDS encoding helix-hairpin-helix domain-containing protein, which translates to MRSSFLRTFTILVGLAAAPALAQAPSPATPPTAGKPPAMAPAATPSATKEAKPDAKAELIDINSASAEELSQLKGIGEARSAAIVKGRPYRGKDELVRKKILPESVYAGIKDQIIAKQK; encoded by the coding sequence ATGCGTTCCTCATTTTTGCGCACCTTCACGATCCTGGTCGGCCTCGCCGCCGCCCCCGCCCTGGCGCAAGCGCCGAGCCCGGCCACGCCGCCCACCGCCGGAAAGCCGCCCGCAATGGCGCCTGCCGCGACGCCGTCCGCGACTAAGGAGGCGAAGCCGGATGCGAAGGCCGAACTCATCGACATCAACTCGGCCAGTGCCGAGGAGTTGAGCCAGCTCAAGGGGATCGGCGAGGCGCGCTCCGCGGCGATCGTGAAGGGCCGTCCCTACCGGGGCAAGGACGAGCTGGTCCGCAAGAAGATCCTGCCGGAATCGGTCTATGCCGGCATCAAGGATCAGATCATCGCCAAACAGAAATAG
- a CDS encoding ribonuclease D, with protein MSAAPSRIRLHQGDLPPDFALGAAIAIDTETLGLNPHRDRLCVVQVSRGDGSADVVQIRPGDPVPERLAAVLADPQVVKIFHFARFDLAVLFKTFGVMPTPVYCTKVASKLARTYTDRHGLKDVVRELVGVDLSKQQQSSDWGAETLSQAQIDYAASDVLYLHAARERLDTMLAREGRTEMARACFAFLPTRAKLDLAGWPEIDIFAHA; from the coding sequence ATGTCCGCCGCCCCTTCTCGGATCCGCCTGCACCAGGGCGACCTGCCGCCCGATTTCGCGCTCGGTGCGGCCATCGCCATCGATACCGAGACACTGGGGCTCAACCCGCACCGCGACCGGCTCTGCGTCGTTCAGGTCTCCCGCGGCGACGGGAGTGCCGACGTCGTGCAGATCCGCCCCGGCGATCCGGTGCCCGAGCGGCTCGCGGCCGTCCTCGCCGACCCGCAGGTCGTCAAGATCTTCCACTTCGCCCGGTTCGATCTCGCCGTGTTGTTCAAGACGTTCGGCGTGATGCCGACGCCGGTCTACTGCACCAAGGTCGCCTCCAAGCTCGCCCGCACCTATACCGACCGTCACGGCCTCAAGGACGTGGTGCGCGAACTCGTCGGCGTCGATCTCTCAAAGCAGCAGCAATCCTCGGATTGGGGCGCTGAGACTCTGAGCCAGGCTCAGATCGACTATGCAGCGTCCGACGTGCTTTACCTGCACGCCGCCCGCGAGCGGCTCGACACCATGCTCGCCCGCGAGGGACGCACGGAGATGGCGCGGGCCTGTTTCGCCTTCCTGCCGACGCGCGCCAAGCTCGATCTCGCCGGATGGCCGGAGATCGACATCTTCGCCCATGCCTGA
- a CDS encoding lipopolysaccharide-assembly, LptC-related protein, producing the protein MQAADTIQTETDLLALAANENARRRRAHGRARRHSAQVRTLRRVIPVAAGLAMLGLAGIVLWGPLSGSIPNVSIGPISVSGTKVTMENPRLSGFRKGERGYEVVADAAQQDVRKPSIIELQAMKGHVATDDKGGRAYLQAQGGVFDSTRESLNLENDIRLWTDKGEEIRLSVATVDFKTGSLRSSKAVTVTVPSGSIVADSLDVVESGRVVSFVGRVHAVFHGDEADDKETSAKVALRTDPERIHTSAAEPTR; encoded by the coding sequence ATGCAGGCGGCCGACACCATCCAGACGGAGACGGATCTCCTCGCGCTCGCCGCGAACGAGAACGCGCGTCGCAGGCGGGCGCACGGGCGCGCGCGCCGTCACAGCGCGCAGGTGCGCACCCTGCGTCGGGTCATCCCCGTCGCCGCCGGCCTCGCCATGCTGGGCCTTGCGGGAATCGTGCTGTGGGGCCCGCTCTCCGGCAGCATCCCCAACGTCTCCATCGGCCCGATCAGCGTCTCGGGCACCAAGGTGACGATGGAGAACCCGCGCCTGTCCGGCTTCCGAAAGGGCGAGCGCGGCTACGAGGTGGTTGCCGACGCCGCGCAGCAGGACGTGCGCAAGCCCAGCATCATCGAGTTGCAGGCCATGAAGGGCCACGTCGCCACCGACGACAAGGGCGGCCGGGCCTACCTCCAGGCCCAGGGCGGCGTGTTCGATTCCACCCGCGAATCGCTCAACCTCGAGAACGACATCCGTCTCTGGACCGACAAGGGCGAGGAGATTCGGCTCTCGGTCGCCACCGTCGATTTCAAGACCGGCAGTCTGCGCTCCTCCAAGGCCGTCACCGTGACCGTCCCATCGGGCTCCATCGTCGCCGACAGCCTCGACGTGGTCGAGAGCGGCCGGGTTGTCTCCTTCGTCGGTCGCGTCCACGCCGTGTTCCACGGCGACGAGGCCGACGACAAGGAGACCAGTGCCAAGGTCGCCCTGCGGACGGATCCGGAGCGCATCCACACCTCCGCGGCGGAACCCACGCGATGA
- a CDS encoding LptA/OstA family protein — MTARLAPALAAGLALLLALPAAAAQARETVKETAKEKSAPLGTVGGGKGPIKIDADRLDVFDKENKAIFAGNVVAVQGESTIRCSAMTVHYKRDKDKDPNKAATKTEAEAAEDAKAKAAMGGSGIRKVECAGPVTVAQKDQVATGDNAVFDQEAKRIVLTGNVVLSQCQNVTRGSRLVYDMATGRANMDPVAGGRVSAMFVPGEGGEKGGQAGGQPKGCTQPAIAAKPGPKAADKPAAKTRAQAN, encoded by the coding sequence ATGACGGCGCGTCTCGCCCCGGCGCTCGCCGCCGGCCTTGCTCTCCTGCTTGCCCTGCCTGCCGCCGCAGCGCAGGCGAGGGAAACGGTCAAGGAGACTGCAAAGGAGAAATCCGCGCCGCTCGGTACCGTTGGCGGCGGCAAGGGGCCGATCAAGATCGATGCCGACCGGCTCGACGTGTTCGACAAGGAGAACAAGGCGATCTTCGCCGGCAATGTCGTGGCGGTGCAGGGCGAGAGCACGATCCGCTGCTCGGCCATGACGGTCCATTACAAGCGCGACAAGGACAAGGACCCGAACAAGGCTGCGACGAAGACGGAGGCCGAGGCGGCCGAGGACGCGAAGGCCAAGGCGGCGATGGGCGGCAGCGGTATCCGCAAGGTCGAGTGCGCCGGCCCCGTCACCGTGGCGCAGAAGGATCAGGTCGCCACCGGTGACAACGCGGTGTTCGATCAGGAGGCCAAGCGCATCGTGCTAACCGGCAACGTCGTGCTCAGCCAATGCCAGAACGTCACCCGCGGCTCGCGGCTCGTCTACGACATGGCGACCGGCCGGGCGAACATGGACCCGGTGGCGGGCGGGCGCGTCTCGGCGATGTTCGTGCCCGGCGAGGGCGGTGAGAAGGGCGGGCAGGCCGGTGGGCAGCCGAAGGGCTGCACCCAGCCGGCCATCGCGGCCAAGCCCGGTCCCAAGGCTGCCGACAAGCCGGCCGCGAAGACGCGGGCGCAGGCGAACTGA